The Macrococcoides canis genome has a window encoding:
- a CDS encoding LysM peptidoglycan-binding domain-containing protein, protein MKFKTGHIALSSILLFGGIETMALDTAHAAQENSKSMITVSDEEGVVVKNATVTILSGETPVASSTTDESGQAMFNNLQNDKTYHVEVNGARISNAYFRQGDNLYISVLREEVNQAKSAGATFTAHVINKSMQNVADQKVELYDITEGKVFYKAMTTDANGNVMFEGLPAARNFAVYVNGVNQGYTVRGVEGSKLENTFFVDAQGEGHYDAATAPATVFVVDENDNPLAGQTIALYHGDVKVGEAMTLENGKLVFGDNLTAGTHYDIYLNGEKLPNKFVKSGDTVYVYSTPIVEEKPEADVSEQKEVVHENKQESTPKEEVKENDKVIIPKDEVNENDNKPNQNEEVNEKNKDVTPKEERHIKDDMSKLNVGSNKEVAGMKTHVVKQGETISDISVKHHSSVKQIMKDNNLSTQAVKPGDKIIVKDTAMQQKSEMKNLPLTGESKGLFAGFAGIILVVGAALVKLGRKN, encoded by the coding sequence ATGAAGTTTAAAACAGGACATATTGCTTTAAGCAGCATTTTATTATTTGGTGGAATTGAAACAATGGCGTTAGATACTGCTCATGCAGCACAAGAAAACTCAAAATCAATGATAACTGTAAGTGATGAAGAAGGTGTTGTTGTAAAGAATGCAACAGTTACAATACTTTCTGGAGAAACACCAGTTGCTTCAAGTACGACGGATGAAAGTGGACAAGCTATGTTTAATAACTTGCAGAATGATAAAACATATCATGTAGAAGTAAATGGTGCTAGAATCAGCAATGCTTATTTCAGACAAGGTGATAACTTGTACATATCTGTATTAAGAGAAGAAGTAAATCAAGCGAAATCAGCAGGAGCTACATTTACAGCGCATGTCATCAATAAGAGTATGCAGAATGTAGCAGACCAAAAAGTTGAACTGTACGATATTACAGAAGGCAAAGTCTTCTATAAAGCAATGACAACAGATGCAAACGGCAATGTGATGTTCGAAGGTCTGCCAGCAGCAAGAAACTTTGCGGTCTATGTTAATGGTGTAAACCAAGGATATACGGTGCGTGGCGTAGAAGGATCTAAACTAGAGAACACATTCTTTGTTGATGCACAAGGCGAAGGGCACTACGATGCAGCAACAGCCCCTGCAACAGTATTTGTAGTAGATGAAAACGATAATCCGCTTGCCGGACAAACAATCGCATTATACCATGGTGATGTAAAAGTTGGAGAAGCGATGACACTTGAGAATGGCAAGCTTGTATTCGGCGATAACCTAACAGCTGGCACACATTATGATATTTATCTGAATGGAGAGAAGTTACCGAATAAATTTGTGAAGTCGGGAGATACTGTCTATGTTTACAGCACTCCGATTGTGGAGGAAAAACCAGAAGCAGATGTATCAGAGCAAAAAGAAGTGGTTCATGAAAATAAACAAGAATCTACACCAAAAGAAGAAGTAAAAGAAAATGATAAAGTAATTATTCCAAAAGATGAAGTTAATGAGAACGACAATAAACCAAATCAAAACGAAGAAGTAAATGAAAAAAATAAAGATGTAACACCAAAAGAAGAGCGTCATATTAAAGATGATATGAGCAAATTAAATGTCGGTTCGAATAAAGAAGTTGCAGGAATGAAGACACATGTTGTTAAGCAAGGAGAAACGATAAGTGACATCTCGGTAAAACATCATTCTTCAGTTAAGCAAATAATGAAAGACAACAATTTGTCAACGCAAGCAGTAAAGCCAGGGGATAAAATTATTGTTAAAGACACTGCGATGCAACAAAAATCTGAAATGAAAAATTTACCACTTACTGGAGAAAGTAAAGGTTTATTTGCTGGATTTGCAGGGATAATACTTGTTGTAGGTGCAGCATTAGTTAAGCTAGGGCGTAAAAATTAA
- a CDS encoding DUF2975 domain-containing protein, producing the protein MNKNSVSRFKGLLKVMDIIYLIGVVLAAVGTVVLAGLTIFISTLSEETLNKFLQADNSKIMLSIGGMNYEFTKSFIGEQLAVNKGLLISLLIIAILNAVIFLLMMWFARKLIHAFSKNEVFSNRNGKFIETIAILFIFVGHSYKLMVTLISVFIDKSLNLSHYLIDTDVINKVSYNLFNLDWNVILIAVTIWFIGRAFRYGAYLQDEYDATV; encoded by the coding sequence TTGGTGTGGTACTGGCAGCCGTAGGAACTGTTGTCTTAGCGGGACTGACGATATTTATCTCTACTTTATCAGAAGAAACTTTGAACAAGTTTCTGCAGGCAGATAACTCTAAGATTATGTTAAGCATTGGCGGTATGAATTATGAGTTCACGAAAAGTTTTATCGGAGAGCAACTTGCAGTTAATAAAGGCCTGCTGATCAGTTTATTGATTATCGCCATATTAAATGCTGTAATATTCTTATTGATGATGTGGTTTGCAAGAAAATTAATCCATGCGTTTAGTAAGAATGAAGTATTCAGTAATCGTAATGGCAAATTTATCGAGACAATCGCGATACTGTTTATATTTGTAGGGCATTCATATAAATTGATGGTTACGCTGATCAGTGTATTTATCGATAAATCACTGAACTTATCTCATTATTTAATAGATACAGACGTTATCAATAAAGTGAGTTATAATTTATTTAATTTAGATTGGAATGTCATCTTAATTGCGGTGACAATCTGGTTTATCGGAAGAGCGTTCAGATACGGAGCATATCTTCAAGATGAATATGATGCAACAGTTTAG
- a CDS encoding helix-turn-helix domain-containing protein encodes MIIVRLDRVMADRKVKLNELSEMVDVSVANLSNLKTGKVKAVRFSTLEAICKALDCQPGDLFEYVEDDLE; translated from the coding sequence ATGATAATAGTGAGATTAGATAGAGTGATGGCAGATCGTAAAGTAAAGTTAAACGAACTATCAGAGATGGTAGATGTGAGTGTTGCAAACTTATCGAACTTAAAGACCGGAAAGGTGAAAGCCGTGCGTTTCTCTACACTGGAAGCGATATGTAAAGCGCTGGACTGTCAGCCAGGGGACTTGTTTGAGTATGTGGAAGATGATTTAGAGTAA